From the genome of Miscanthus floridulus cultivar M001 chromosome 10, ASM1932011v1, whole genome shotgun sequence, one region includes:
- the LOC136485533 gene encoding polyol transporter 5-like, whose amino-acid sequence MGTTEHHGAADVTAEPLLPSSAVEAEPAPPRRNMFASVCATLASMTTILMGYNLALMSGAELFMRDDLGLTDEQVEVLSGSMNMFMLASILAAGWAADAIGRRGTVVLANAFLMAGALAMSLGGSFASLMAARFVTSVGVGFAVVVAPVYAAEIAPASSRGLLSSLVDFFITAGILLSYVSNYALAGLPLRLGWRAMFALGVPPPLLLAAGVLAMPESPRWLAMRGRDDDARAVLVRTSDAPAEAHDRLEEIRRAVAAQVGGAGVWGELFVRPSPMVRRILANVLVLYSFQQASGIDAIVLYTPLVFKKAGISSTSAVLAATVAVGLVKTLSIFVATFLSDRLGRRPLLLASAAGIAVTLTSLGIALCFGAGAGAGETTPAVAAACVASVLAFVTAFSIGLGPLAPTYCAEILPLQLRAQGMSLGIAANRVTCSIISMTFISLANSITMAGCFFLYASTAVAAAVFVYVRLPETKGRSLEDIGVLFAK is encoded by the exons ATGGGCACAACGGAGCACCATGGCGCCGCCGATGTCACAGCCGAGCCGCTGCTCCCCTCGTCCGCCGtggaggcggagccagccccgccACGCCGGAACATGTTCGCCTCCGTCTGCGCCACGCTCGCCTCTATGACCACCATCCTCATGGGCTACA ACCTCGCGCTGATGAGCGGCGCAGAGCTGTTCATGCGCGACGATCTGGGGCTCACGGACGAGCAGGTGGAGGTGCTGTCGGGGTCCATGAACATGTTCATGCTGGCCTCCATCCTAGCCGCCGGCTGGGCCGCGGACGCCATCGGCCGCCGTGGCACCGTCGTTCTCGCCAACGCCTTCCTCATGGCGGGCGCGCTCGCCATGTCGCTCGGCGGCAGCTTCGCCTCGCTGATGGCCGCGCGGTTCGTCACCAGCGTGGGCGTCGggttcgccgtcgtcgtcgcgccGGTCTACGCGGCCGAGATCGCCCCGGCGTCCTCGCGCGGGCTCCTCTCCTCCCTCGTCGACTTCTTCATCACCGCGGGGATCCTCCTCAGCTACGTCTCCAACTACGCGCTCGCCGGCCTGCCGCTGCGGCTCGGCTGGCGCGCCATGTTCGCGCTGGGCgtcccgccgccgctgctcctcgcGGCGGGCGTGCTCGCCATGCCGGAGTCGCCCCGGTGGCTCGCCATGCGCGGGCGCGACGACGACGCGCGCGCCGTGCTGGTGCGCACCTCCGACGCCCCGGCCGAGGCCCACGACCGGCTCGAGGAGATCAGGCGCGCCGTCGCGGCGCAGGTGGGCGGCGCCGGGGTGTGGGGGGAGCTGTTCGTGCGGCCGTCGCCGATGGTGCGGCGGATCCTCGCCAACGTCCTCGTGCTCTACTCCTTCCAGCAGGCCTCCGGCATCGACGCCATCGTCCTCTACACCCCGCTGGTGTTCAAGAAGGCGGGGATCTCGTCGACCAGCGCCGTCCTCGCCGCCACTGTCGCCGTCGGGCTGGTCAAGACGCTCTCCATCTTCGTGGCCACGTTCCTGTCTGACCGCCTCGGCCGCCGCCCGCTCCTGCTCGCCAGCGCCGCCGGCATTGCCGTCACGCTCACGTCGCTGGGGATCGCGCTGTGcttcggcgccggcgccggcgccggcgagacGACACCCGCGGTGGCGGCAGCGTGCGTCGCATCGGTGCTTGCGTTCGTCACCGCGTTCTCCATCGGCCTCGGCCCGCTGGCGCCGACCTACTGCGCGGAGATCCTGCCGCTGCAGCTGCGCGCGCAGGGGATGAGCCTCGGCATCGCGGCGAACCGGGTCACATGCAGCATCATCAGCATGACGTTCATCTCACTTGCCAATAGCATCACCATGGCCGGCTGCTTCTTCCTGTATGCCAGCacggcggtggcagcggcggtgtTCGTCTACGTGCGGCTGCCGGAGACCAAAGGCCGGAGCTTGGAGGACATAGGCGTTCTCTTCGCCAAGTGA